The following are encoded in a window of Bacillus sp. SORGH_AS_0510 genomic DNA:
- a CDS encoding acyl-CoA dehydrogenase family protein: protein MNIASQGTDISGKNTYSFDEFVDKRDSLDWYRDEPFLQKAVKHFTASRYEQIHQKILAFSPIVSNEWNRLAERTARPEVRPYMLHYDAFNHRIDRVVRPMEVHKLEQGIFGEGLFSSQMEPWESFVKRMLIHQLGEAGVTCPMTCTHGLIALLDQFPNEDYPELQEILRHSKEGINGEFAIGAQFMSEIQGGSDLPANVLEAVPDGPNYRLYGNKFFCSVAHADYSVVTAKISGSNKVSTFIVPSWLPGDKEKEKRNGYQINRIKWKMGTAEVPTGEIQYHGALAYPIGPQDKGIAVAVGIVLTLSRLEIGIACAGFMLRASREARLYSDFRTVFGKKVKEYPLAASKLKRIEKAAERTTAGAFKIYDLFLKLEQPLNPGIKSNYPIEVQKQLFNLRELILLQKMCVTNEGAEVLREAISVFAGHGVMEEFSSLPRIFRDVVVNEQWEGPRNLLLSQVYRDLQRVSDWYTPAEFVGSVLKGASMETIKQFSEQLEELLQRPVLGEVCEASLEAAEEWDRFCDEFFKMFQEIALAEIH, encoded by the coding sequence ATGAACATCGCTTCCCAAGGCACAGACATCAGTGGAAAAAATACCTATTCGTTTGATGAATTTGTTGATAAGCGTGACAGCCTAGATTGGTATCGGGATGAACCGTTTTTGCAAAAAGCCGTAAAACATTTTACCGCCTCTCGTTATGAACAGATTCATCAGAAAATCTTAGCTTTTTCGCCAATCGTTTCAAATGAATGGAATCGATTAGCGGAACGGACGGCTAGACCAGAAGTACGCCCATACATGCTTCATTATGATGCGTTTAATCACCGAATTGACCGGGTTGTCCGGCCTATGGAGGTTCATAAACTCGAACAGGGTATTTTTGGTGAAGGTCTGTTTTCTAGTCAAATGGAACCATGGGAAAGCTTTGTGAAGAGAATGTTAATACACCAATTAGGTGAAGCTGGTGTAACTTGTCCAATGACCTGTACACATGGTCTCATTGCCCTTCTTGATCAATTTCCAAATGAAGATTATCCTGAACTGCAAGAAATTTTGCGGCATTCAAAGGAAGGAATAAACGGCGAATTTGCGATTGGGGCACAATTTATGTCAGAGATTCAAGGCGGCTCTGATTTGCCGGCTAATGTGCTTGAAGCCGTTCCGGATGGACCGAACTATCGCTTGTATGGAAATAAATTTTTCTGTTCTGTTGCACATGCAGATTATTCGGTTGTAACAGCCAAAATATCAGGGTCTAACAAGGTTTCAACATTTATCGTTCCTTCCTGGCTGCCAGGTGACAAGGAAAAGGAAAAGAGAAACGGCTATCAAATTAACCGGATTAAATGGAAAATGGGCACTGCTGAGGTCCCAACTGGTGAAATTCAATATCATGGTGCACTTGCTTATCCAATCGGCCCACAAGATAAAGGTATAGCAGTAGCGGTAGGGATTGTGCTTACTCTGTCACGATTGGAAATTGGAATTGCTTGTGCAGGGTTTATGCTTCGGGCGTCAAGAGAAGCCAGGCTGTACAGTGATTTTAGGACAGTTTTCGGTAAAAAAGTGAAGGAATATCCCCTCGCAGCTAGTAAATTAAAAAGGATTGAAAAGGCGGCGGAGCGAACAACGGCAGGTGCGTTTAAAATCTATGATTTATTTTTAAAATTAGAGCAGCCGCTTAATCCGGGAATTAAATCGAACTATCCAATAGAAGTTCAAAAACAACTTTTCAATTTACGTGAATTAATCTTATTGCAAAAAATGTGCGTAACAAATGAGGGGGCAGAGGTATTACGTGAGGCGATTTCGGTCTTTGCCGGACATGGAGTAATGGAGGAGTTTTCCTCACTACCACGAATATTCCGGGATGTAGTAGTTAATGAACAGTGGGAAGGGCCACGTAACTTATTATTATCACAGGTATACCGTGATTTACAAAGAGTTTCAGATTGGTATACTCCTGCAGAGTTTGTTGGTAGTGTCCTAAAAGGTGCATCTATGGAAACGATTAAACAATTTTCCGAGCAACTAGAAGAGTTACTTCAAAGACCTGTTCTAGGAGAGGTATGTGAGGCATCCTTGGAAGCTGCTGAAGAATGGGACCGATTCTGTGATGAA
- a CDS encoding MerR family transcriptional regulator — protein sequence MEYTVQKLAELAGVSTRTLRYYDEIGILKPARINSSGYRIYGQVEVDRLQQIMFYRELDISLENIKEIISAPDFDSATALRDHRKKLLERKEQLDKLIANVDKTIALAEGRNEMSNKEKFEGFKKKMIDENEKKYGKEIRGKYGNETVDQSNAKLQNMTQEQYDHAAKLAEQVTVTLAEAFKIGNPAGELAQKAADLHKQWLCHYWNEYSKEAHAGLAQMYVDDERFTAYYDKEQPGTAEFLRDAIHIYTGKKK from the coding sequence ATGGAGTATACAGTGCAGAAACTGGCCGAGTTAGCCGGGGTAAGTACACGGACCCTTCGGTATTATGATGAGATTGGAATTCTTAAGCCGGCAAGAATCAATTCATCTGGATACCGAATCTATGGGCAAGTAGAAGTAGATCGCCTGCAGCAAATCATGTTTTATCGAGAGCTAGATATCAGCTTAGAAAACATAAAAGAAATCATATCTGCCCCTGATTTTGATAGTGCAACTGCGCTTAGAGATCATCGTAAAAAACTCCTTGAGAGAAAAGAACAATTAGACAAATTAATTGCCAATGTAGATAAAACAATCGCATTAGCAGAAGGGAGAAATGAAATGTCTAATAAAGAAAAATTCGAAGGCTTCAAGAAAAAGATGATTGATGAAAACGAGAAAAAGTATGGGAAAGAAATCCGTGGAAAATATGGAAATGAAACCGTGGACCAATCCAATGCGAAACTTCAGAACATGACCCAGGAACAATACGATCATGCTGCGAAATTAGCGGAACAGGTGACTGTGACCTTAGCAGAGGCGTTTAAAATAGGGAATCCTGCGGGAGAACTAGCGCAAAAAGCGGCTGACCTTCACAAGCAGTGGTTGTGTCACTATTGGAATGAGTATAGTAAAGAGGCACATGCCGGTCTTGCACAAATGTATGTAGACGATGAGAGATTCACTGCCTATTATGATAAAGAACAGCCTGGTACGGCTGAATTTTTAAGAGATGCCATTCATATTTACACAGGTAAGAAAAAATAA
- a CDS encoding EthD family reductase, with protein MAKLYVLYNQPKDQEGFEQYYYNVHIPLVQKLPYLKGAEVHRVLQAQNTNEPLYLFAELHFDNPTELSQALSSPEGQEVQGDVLNLMRFLDKPPVISIVD; from the coding sequence ATGGCTAAACTTTACGTTCTATATAATCAACCTAAGGATCAGGAGGGATTTGAACAATATTATTACAATGTACATATTCCGTTAGTGCAAAAACTTCCCTATCTTAAAGGGGCTGAAGTTCATCGTGTCTTACAAGCTCAAAACACAAATGAACCTTTATACCTCTTTGCCGAGCTTCATTTTGATAATCCTACTGAATTGAGTCAAGCATTATCATCCCCTGAAGGACAGGAAGTTCAAGGTGATGTTTTAAACTTGATGAGATTCTTGGATAAACCACCGGTAATTTCAATAGTAGATTAA